A single region of the Idiomarinaceae bacterium HL-53 genome encodes:
- a CDS encoding hook-length control protein FliK → MDKLSNAQMGQLLRQLLQADASTLLRTGEGKAVSATSSTLLNSRSLFTGTAQLQIPPALRQILAQAQGPVGTLQALQQLHSQPELPPQVRTLVEQALNQAKQPAFSRTTVQQWFGLNVMQALTQPLARPQATQGANTLWLQFALPLLLASLKGSPRADTRAAPSPALSNALSNLFGGSLLSQQFLRELQSSLQQVRLSQIQLADSMSRNEPDYYMSLPWQVGEEIRPIELLLQRRKQQREKDEGEEGWLLSLRLQVNRIGPMLARVRWNGSDAQIMIYTDNETASRWLQPHLLQLETRLQAEGIAIAALTAQVGRIPASLAPDPNQLIKVRV, encoded by the coding sequence ATGGACAAGTTAAGTAACGCTCAAATGGGACAACTTTTGCGTCAGCTTTTGCAAGCAGACGCGTCGACACTGCTGCGCACCGGTGAAGGGAAAGCTGTGTCTGCAACGTCAAGCACGTTGTTGAACTCTCGCTCGTTATTTACGGGCACTGCGCAATTGCAAATTCCTCCGGCACTGCGACAAATTCTAGCGCAAGCCCAAGGCCCAGTGGGTACCCTACAAGCGTTGCAACAACTGCATAGCCAACCCGAACTGCCGCCGCAGGTACGCACACTCGTAGAGCAAGCCCTGAACCAAGCAAAACAACCTGCTTTTTCCCGTACAACGGTACAACAGTGGTTCGGCTTGAATGTAATGCAAGCACTCACGCAACCTCTCGCTCGGCCACAGGCCACACAGGGAGCGAATACACTCTGGTTACAATTCGCGCTGCCGTTATTACTTGCGAGCCTGAAAGGATCGCCTCGAGCTGATACAAGAGCGGCTCCATCTCCCGCGTTAAGCAATGCGTTATCGAATTTATTTGGGGGAAGTCTGCTCTCGCAACAGTTTTTGCGTGAATTGCAGAGTTCACTACAACAGGTACGCTTGAGCCAGATACAACTTGCCGACTCCATGAGCCGCAATGAGCCCGACTACTATATGAGCCTGCCATGGCAAGTAGGTGAGGAAATCCGACCGATCGAGTTGTTGTTACAACGGCGCAAGCAACAGCGGGAAAAAGATGAAGGCGAAGAAGGCTGGTTACTGTCGCTGCGCCTGCAAGTGAATCGCATTGGCCCAATGCTCGCGCGGGTTCGTTGGAACGGCAGTGATGCTCAAATCATGATTTATACCGATAATGAAACGGCGTCCCGCTGGCTTCAACCGCATTTATTGCAATTAGAAACTAGGTTACAGGCCGAAGGAATTGCCATTGCAGCACTTACGGCACAAGTGGGTCGTATTCCCGCCAGTTTAGCTCCTGACCCAAACCAGCTCATTAAGGTGAGAGTATGA
- a CDS encoding heme exporter protein D: protein MNFQFESFQAFLAMGGYGVYVWVSMAATFIALGLVAWHASFTRKKLTKEVVAQQARAARIEQAKQQSSPLS from the coding sequence ATGAATTTCCAGTTTGAGAGCTTTCAGGCATTTCTCGCCATGGGTGGTTATGGTGTTTACGTGTGGGTGTCGATGGCCGCCACCTTCATTGCGCTCGGCCTTGTAGCTTGGCATGCAAGTTTCACCCGCAAAAAATTAACGAAAGAAGTCGTTGCGCAGCAAGCACGCGCAGCCCGTATCGAACAAGCGAAGCAACAGAGTAGTCCATTATCATGA
- a CDS encoding heme exporter protein C codes for MWRWLHPYAKPEATYRLNQKLLPWFAIPGVIVLTVAMIWGLAFAPADYQQGDSYRIIFTHVPAAIWSMGFYMGMAIAALIAIVWQIRTAEWAILAIAPVGAVLTFISLFTGAVWGKPMWGTWWEWDARLTSQLILFFLYLGVLALYAAFEDERMGAKAAGILALIGVINIPIIHYSVYWWNTLHQQSTITKVITRFERPSIAPEMLWPLLTAILGFLLVASALVIIRLNNEILKREIRRPWAQQILLAGKGASA; via the coding sequence ATGTGGCGTTGGTTACACCCTTATGCGAAGCCGGAAGCAACTTACCGGCTCAATCAAAAACTACTCCCGTGGTTTGCTATTCCGGGCGTTATCGTACTCACCGTGGCGATGATCTGGGGGTTAGCGTTTGCTCCTGCCGATTACCAGCAAGGCGACAGCTACCGTATTATTTTTACTCATGTTCCTGCCGCCATTTGGTCAATGGGCTTCTACATGGGAATGGCTATTGCTGCCCTCATTGCGATTGTTTGGCAAATTCGCACTGCAGAATGGGCGATTCTCGCCATCGCACCGGTCGGTGCGGTGCTCACTTTTATTTCGCTCTTCACGGGCGCTGTGTGGGGTAAGCCCATGTGGGGAACTTGGTGGGAATGGGACGCACGGCTCACGTCACAACTTATTTTATTCTTCTTATATCTTGGCGTTTTGGCCTTATACGCAGCTTTTGAAGACGAGCGGATGGGGGCGAAAGCCGCCGGTATTCTGGCGCTGATTGGCGTGATTAATATCCCGATCATCCATTATTCGGTGTACTGGTGGAACACCTTGCATCAGCAATCCACTATTACCAAAGTGATCACGCGGTTTGAGAGGCCCAGTATTGCCCCTGAAATGTTATGGCCACTGCTCACCGCCATTCTTGGCTTCTTGTTAGTGGCGAGTGCGCTCGTAATTATTCGTTTGAATAATGAAATCCTCAAACGTGAAATTCGACGGCCGTGGGCTCAGCAAATTTTGCTGGCAGGGAAAGGAGCGAGCGCATGA
- a CDS encoding cytochrome c-type biogenesis protein CcmF, with translation MIAEIGHFSLAIAFAFSLLLAIVPMLGAYKGHGGQMSLARPLTYGMFGFTLISYIALTWGFMVTDFSITYVATNSSTALPWYYRITAVWSSHEGSFLLWMLVQAAWAAALAVYSKRLPLTFAARVLGVMGLIGVGFYLFMLLTSNPFDRTLPLIPVDGRDMNPLLQDPGMIIHPPLLYFGYVGLSVAFAFAIAALLGGRLDSAWARWSRPWTIVAWVFLTLGIMVGSWWAYYELGWGGWWFWDPVENASFMPWLIATALIHSLAVTEKRGTFKSWTVLLAISGFSLSLLGTFLVRSGVLVSVHSFAADPTRGMFLLGFLGVVIAGSLLLYALRASKVVSHTRYDLFSREVLLLGNNLLLVTATMVVLIGTLLPLVHQQLGLGSISIGEPFFNMVFVWITIPFVLLLGLGPLTRWRRQGFKELRIPLLTALVAAVVLGILLPKIIANEMHGMAVLGLIMAVWIVGATVQELKQRVAKRENKSAALVKLGRSHWGMVLGHLGFAVTIIGIALVQNYEVERTVRMAPGDVFEQSGYSFRFAELGERQGSNWVSEVATFEVTRGDRLIDFVDTEKRFYTIQRQIMTQTGLQVSPFRDLYIAMGEELDDGSWAIRIHIKPFVRWIWFGGVIMAIGGLLSASDKRYRLKKRSAPVLETEAKA, from the coding sequence ATGATCGCTGAAATCGGCCACTTCTCACTTGCCATCGCGTTTGCGTTCTCGTTATTGCTGGCCATCGTTCCTATGTTGGGAGCTTATAAAGGCCATGGTGGGCAAATGTCGTTGGCTCGCCCACTTACCTATGGCATGTTCGGCTTTACGCTTATTTCGTACATTGCCCTCACGTGGGGCTTCATGGTTACCGACTTTTCGATTACTTATGTGGCGACGAACTCAAGTACAGCACTGCCTTGGTACTATCGCATTACCGCGGTGTGGAGTTCGCATGAGGGCTCATTCCTACTTTGGATGCTAGTGCAGGCGGCTTGGGCTGCGGCGCTTGCTGTATATTCGAAGCGTTTACCGCTCACTTTCGCCGCGCGCGTTTTAGGCGTTATGGGCTTAATTGGGGTGGGTTTCTACCTCTTCATGTTGCTCACCTCGAACCCGTTTGATCGCACCTTGCCGCTTATTCCGGTCGACGGCCGCGACATGAACCCGTTGTTGCAAGATCCCGGCATGATTATTCACCCACCGCTTTTGTACTTCGGTTATGTGGGTTTGAGTGTTGCGTTCGCATTCGCAATTGCTGCGCTGCTCGGCGGGCGTCTCGACTCTGCTTGGGCGCGTTGGTCCCGGCCATGGACTATTGTGGCCTGGGTATTTCTAACGCTCGGGATCATGGTGGGTAGTTGGTGGGCTTATTACGAGCTCGGCTGGGGCGGCTGGTGGTTCTGGGATCCGGTTGAGAATGCGAGCTTTATGCCTTGGCTCATTGCAACGGCGCTCATTCACTCACTTGCGGTTACGGAGAAGCGCGGCACATTCAAGTCTTGGACCGTCTTGTTAGCAATTTCAGGCTTCAGTTTGAGTTTGCTGGGGACATTCTTGGTGCGTTCAGGGGTGCTGGTTTCGGTCCATTCCTTCGCGGCCGACCCAACCCGCGGTATGTTTTTACTCGGGTTCTTGGGCGTCGTTATCGCTGGCTCGCTCTTACTCTACGCACTGCGCGCTTCGAAGGTGGTCAGTCACACCCGTTACGACTTATTTTCTCGAGAAGTTTTACTGCTCGGAAATAACTTGCTGTTGGTAACGGCCACCATGGTGGTGTTGATCGGTACTTTGTTGCCATTGGTGCACCAGCAGCTAGGTTTGGGTTCGATCTCGATTGGTGAACCGTTCTTCAACATGGTGTTTGTGTGGATCACGATACCGTTTGTGCTGCTCCTAGGCCTCGGTCCGCTCACTCGTTGGCGCCGACAGGGCTTCAAAGAGCTGCGTATTCCATTGCTTACGGCCTTAGTGGCCGCCGTGGTGCTAGGTATTTTGCTACCGAAAATCATCGCCAACGAAATGCATGGTATGGCGGTGTTGGGCCTTATTATGGCCGTTTGGATCGTCGGTGCTACGGTACAAGAGCTAAAACAACGCGTGGCGAAACGAGAGAACAAGTCTGCCGCATTGGTGAAACTTGGCAGAAGCCACTGGGGTATGGTGCTAGGGCATCTTGGTTTCGCGGTCACCATTATAGGCATCGCGTTGGTGCAAAACTATGAGGTAGAGCGAACGGTGCGCATGGCGCCGGGAGATGTGTTTGAACAATCGGGGTACAGCTTCCGTTTTGCCGAGTTAGGAGAGCGCCAGGGCTCGAATTGGGTGAGTGAAGTCGCAACCTTTGAAGTAACACGCGGTGATCGACTCATCGATTTTGTAGACACAGAAAAGCGTTTTTACACCATTCAACGTCAAATTATGACCCAAACTGGCTTGCAAGTAAGTCCGTTCCGCGATTTATACATCGCGATGGGTGAGGAGTTGGACGATGGCAGTTGGGCAATTCGTATTCACATCAAACCCTTTGTGCGTTGGATTTGGTTTGGCGGGGTGATTATGGCAATTGGCGGGTTGTTGTCGGCGAGCGATAAGCGCTATCGTTTGAAGAAGCGGTCGGCACCCGTGCTAGAAACGGAGGCAAAAGCATGA
- a CDS encoding heme exporter protein A, with amino-acid sequence MSDILSAQQLTSVRGERTLFRDLNLQLHAGELCQVQGPNGAGKSTLLRICAGLLQPQAGEVRYEQRLLAEVRSEYHQNLLFIGHKAGVKPELTAIENLEFFAAVQGQTFTQTPYALLAKVGLVGLEDIPAQQLSAGQQRRIALARLWCNQAKLWILDEPFTSLDVDGIQLLHGQFEAHLEAGGSILLTSHQPLNTLRGNVSNLVLEYQH; translated from the coding sequence ATGTCAGACATTCTCTCTGCACAGCAACTTACCTCCGTTCGCGGTGAACGAACGCTCTTTCGTGATCTCAACCTACAACTTCATGCGGGTGAGCTTTGCCAAGTGCAAGGTCCGAATGGCGCTGGCAAGTCGACACTGCTTCGAATTTGCGCAGGGCTCTTGCAGCCGCAAGCCGGTGAGGTACGCTATGAGCAGCGGCTCCTTGCAGAAGTACGTAGCGAGTATCACCAGAACCTTCTTTTTATTGGCCACAAAGCGGGCGTGAAGCCAGAACTCACGGCCATCGAAAATTTAGAATTTTTTGCCGCTGTACAGGGTCAAACTTTTACACAAACGCCTTATGCACTGCTTGCCAAAGTTGGCTTAGTGGGGCTTGAAGACATTCCAGCGCAGCAGCTTTCAGCTGGCCAGCAACGTAGAATTGCGCTCGCACGGCTGTGGTGTAATCAGGCCAAGCTTTGGATTCTTGACGAGCCATTTACGTCACTCGACGTGGATGGCATTCAGTTACTGCACGGTCAGTTTGAGGCTCATTTGGAAGCGGGCGGGTCAATTTTACTCACTTCGCACCAGCCATTGAACACTTTGCGTGGAAACGTGTCGAACTTGGTACTGGAGTACCAACACTAA
- a CDS encoding purine-binding chemotaxis protein CheW produces the protein MSQNSSSDRAMREYLTALLEEEQPSGLDSLTRAPVEQLLERGAAEEAPAPPEELVTEKAQAAVAVESEVVEETTIEIDESIPPTPPPELPDTMAEYREESFQALFFNVAGLNLAVPLKSLGGIHQWQDPKPLFGKPKWYMGMMPHREEQLNVVDSARWVMPEKYTQALAESLNYQYLVMLGESSWGMACETLVTTDKLEPDEVQWRTSAGKRPWLAGIVREKMCALINVEALIQLLEQGLDNSEKDRSDDPVSGR, from the coding sequence ATGAGTCAAAATTCGTCTAGCGATCGCGCAATGCGCGAATACTTAACAGCACTTCTTGAGGAAGAACAGCCAAGCGGCTTAGATTCTCTCACCCGTGCGCCTGTTGAACAACTGCTAGAACGAGGTGCGGCAGAAGAGGCGCCTGCGCCACCGGAAGAACTCGTTACGGAAAAGGCGCAGGCGGCGGTTGCAGTAGAGTCAGAGGTTGTTGAAGAAACCACGATCGAAATAGACGAGTCTATTCCACCGACACCGCCACCCGAATTGCCAGACACGATGGCAGAGTACCGGGAAGAATCGTTTCAAGCGTTGTTTTTTAACGTTGCAGGGCTAAACCTAGCCGTGCCTTTGAAAAGCCTGGGTGGAATTCATCAGTGGCAAGACCCTAAGCCATTGTTTGGTAAGCCTAAATGGTACATGGGCATGATGCCTCACCGAGAAGAACAGCTGAACGTGGTTGACTCTGCGCGCTGGGTAATGCCAGAAAAATATACGCAAGCACTAGCAGAATCTTTAAATTATCAGTACCTTGTGATGTTAGGTGAAAGTTCTTGGGGTATGGCGTGCGAAACATTGGTGACCACCGACAAGTTAGAGCCAGACGAAGTACAGTGGCGAACGTCGGCGGGAAAGCGGCCATGGCTTGCGGGAATTGTGCGAGAAAAAATGTGCGCATTAATTAATGTGGAAGCATTAATTCAGTTATTGGAGCAGGGGCTCGATAATAGCGAAAAAGATCGTTCAGACGATCCAGTTTCCGGACGATAA
- a CDS encoding purine-binding chemotaxis protein CheW, giving the protein MSEDNRSLKQKATVADGDDPVLQWVTFQLGEETYGINVMQVQEVLRHSEIAPVPGAPDYVLGIINLRGNVVTVIDTRIRFGLEPGEVSDNTRIVIIEADQQVIGIMVDSVAEVVYLRSSEIDSAPNIGTEESARFIQGVSNRDGELLILVDLNKLLTDEEWEEISQI; this is encoded by the coding sequence ATGAGTGAAGACAATCGTAGTTTGAAGCAAAAAGCTACCGTAGCAGACGGAGATGATCCGGTATTGCAGTGGGTCACCTTTCAATTAGGTGAAGAAACATACGGTATTAATGTGATGCAGGTACAAGAAGTCTTGCGTCATTCTGAGATTGCTCCTGTGCCAGGCGCGCCCGATTATGTATTGGGGATTATTAATCTGCGTGGCAACGTGGTGACGGTCATTGACACCCGCATTCGCTTTGGTCTCGAGCCAGGTGAAGTGAGTGACAACACGCGTATAGTAATTATTGAAGCCGATCAGCAAGTCATCGGGATCATGGTGGACAGTGTTGCAGAAGTTGTTTATCTGCGTAGTTCAGAGATCGACAGCGCACCGAACATTGGCACGGAAGAGAGTGCTCGCTTCATTCAAGGCGTCAGCAACCGTGACGGTGAATTGTTGATCTTGGTCGATTTAAACAAACTCCTCACCGACGAAGAGTGGGAAGAGATTTCTCAAATTTAA
- a CDS encoding two-component system, chemotaxis family, response regulator CheB: MAIRVLVVDDSNFFRRRVTEILNDSEQLEVVGTAADGEEAIKQARALRPDVITMDIEMPVLDGISAVRRIMAERPTPILMFSSLTHEGAQATLDALDAGAVDFLPKKFEDIARNRGDAVQVLQTRVAEIGRKRMNASMAPAPARSSSPSPSSSRTATPVSARRSSFADKTERTQEAAKPAVSTAPVPAVSRTTPFRLLAIGTSTGGPVALQTVLTALPADFPVPIILVQHMPAAFTKAFAQRLNGLCKITVKEAEDGDVLKPAHAYLAPGGKQMIVEGRSGSGKLRIREDDSDRLTYRPSVDLTFASLAKAYGGDVLGVILTGMGADGREGSRMLKEQGATIWAQDKDTCVVYGMPQAVAAAGISERDIPIQDVARHIIKAFDKS; encoded by the coding sequence ATGGCAATCCGGGTATTAGTTGTTGATGACTCGAATTTCTTCCGCCGTCGGGTGACAGAAATCCTCAATGATTCCGAGCAATTGGAAGTAGTAGGTACGGCTGCCGACGGTGAGGAAGCCATTAAGCAAGCGCGCGCACTAAGGCCCGATGTAATTACCATGGACATCGAGATGCCCGTACTCGACGGTATCAGTGCGGTACGTCGAATTATGGCAGAGCGTCCCACGCCCATTCTCATGTTTAGTTCTCTGACGCATGAGGGTGCGCAGGCAACACTGGATGCATTGGACGCCGGTGCGGTCGATTTTCTGCCAAAGAAATTCGAAGACATTGCTCGGAATCGTGGAGACGCCGTTCAAGTACTGCAAACCCGTGTAGCTGAGATTGGCCGTAAACGCATGAATGCGAGCATGGCTCCAGCGCCTGCACGGTCGAGTTCTCCATCCCCGAGCAGTAGTCGCACCGCAACGCCTGTTTCTGCGCGTCGCAGTAGCTTCGCAGACAAAACCGAACGTACTCAAGAAGCAGCGAAACCCGCTGTTTCGACGGCACCCGTGCCAGCCGTTTCTCGTACAACACCGTTTCGACTTTTAGCGATTGGAACTTCAACCGGTGGCCCAGTGGCACTCCAAACTGTACTGACCGCGTTGCCAGCCGATTTCCCCGTGCCCATTATTTTGGTGCAACATATGCCGGCTGCATTTACTAAGGCATTTGCACAACGGCTCAATGGCCTTTGCAAGATTACTGTGAAAGAGGCTGAAGACGGAGACGTTCTGAAACCTGCGCATGCTTATCTCGCGCCAGGCGGTAAGCAGATGATCGTAGAAGGACGAAGTGGCTCTGGTAAATTGCGTATCCGAGAGGATGACAGCGATCGGCTAACTTATCGGCCAAGCGTTGACTTAACCTTTGCTTCATTGGCGAAAGCGTACGGTGGTGATGTACTGGGTGTCATTCTAACCGGTATGGGCGCAGACGGCAGAGAAGGCTCGCGTATGCTAAAAGAGCAAGGTGCGACGATTTGGGCACAAGATAAAGACACCTGTGTGGTATACGGCATGCCGCAAGCGGTAGCTGCAGCAGGTATTTCAGAGCGAGACATTCCCATTCAAGACGTCGCGCGCCACATTATAAAAGCTTTCGACAAAAGCTAG
- a CDS encoding chromosome partitioning protein, whose translation MVIWTIANQKGGVGKTTTTIALGGLLAERGHRVLFVDLDPHASLTYYFGIDSEELEKSAFDVLLAGPEVDRDTFMEAVQKTQFENIDVLPATMALATLDRKLGGRSGMGLVMRKALRKLRMDYDYVLIDVPPVLGVLMVNALAACRRVIVPVQCETLALKGLDRMLQTLDLVKHSLRQDHKVTIVPTMYDKRTRASLEAYQKLVRDHGNKVWSGMVPVDTKFRDASAAQTPPSMYAPRARGVLAYTQLLTLLMQKDPL comes from the coding sequence ATGGTTATCTGGACGATTGCCAATCAAAAAGGCGGAGTTGGGAAAACCACCACGACCATCGCTTTAGGGGGCTTACTTGCAGAGCGCGGACATCGCGTTTTATTTGTCGATTTAGATCCCCATGCGTCACTTACGTATTATTTTGGTATCGATTCAGAAGAGCTTGAGAAAAGTGCATTTGACGTTTTGCTTGCGGGCCCAGAGGTCGATCGTGATACCTTTATGGAAGCCGTACAGAAAACTCAGTTCGAGAACATAGACGTACTGCCGGCTACCATGGCGTTGGCGACACTTGATCGCAAACTCGGTGGACGCAGTGGTATGGGGCTTGTTATGCGTAAGGCATTGCGTAAATTGCGTATGGATTACGACTATGTTCTGATCGACGTGCCCCCCGTATTAGGTGTACTCATGGTCAATGCATTGGCCGCGTGTCGCCGTGTGATTGTGCCGGTGCAGTGTGAAACCTTGGCATTAAAAGGGCTCGACCGCATGCTGCAAACGTTGGACTTGGTTAAGCATTCGCTGCGCCAAGATCATAAAGTAACCATTGTTCCGACCATGTATGACAAACGCACACGCGCGTCGCTCGAGGCTTATCAGAAATTAGTCCGTGATCATGGGAATAAAGTATGGAGCGGTATGGTGCCGGTCGACACGAAATTTAGAGATGCCAGTGCGGCGCAAACGCCGCCCTCAATGTACGCACCGCGTGCACGGGGTGTGTTAGCATATACGCAATTATTAACGCTATTAATGCAAAAAGATCCCTTATAA
- a CDS encoding cytochrome c-type biogenesis protein CcmE, translating into MNSRRKKRLAIVGTIIGAVALSTALVLYALSQNIDLFYTPTEIVEGKGNDNILPQVGQRLRVGGLVVPGSVERLDSNLHVAFNLIDNGPAEITVEYEGILPDLFREGQGIVAQGVLVEPNKMVATKVLAKHDEEYMPPELARELKNIEHVPPSSWQREESSNEETNEEGGGYDR; encoded by the coding sequence ATGAATTCACGACGAAAAAAGCGATTAGCCATTGTTGGAACCATTATTGGTGCAGTTGCACTATCGACTGCGTTGGTGTTGTATGCGTTGTCGCAGAACATTGATTTGTTCTACACGCCAACTGAGATTGTGGAAGGCAAGGGGAACGACAATATTCTACCGCAAGTGGGTCAACGCCTGCGCGTCGGTGGGTTGGTGGTGCCGGGCTCCGTCGAACGGCTCGATTCGAACTTACATGTCGCGTTTAATTTAATAGACAACGGTCCCGCGGAAATTACCGTGGAATATGAAGGTATTTTGCCCGACCTGTTCCGCGAAGGGCAAGGAATTGTGGCTCAAGGTGTGTTGGTCGAGCCCAATAAAATGGTGGCCACCAAAGTATTGGCGAAGCACGATGAAGAATATATGCCGCCTGAACTTGCGCGAGAACTGAAAAACATTGAACACGTGCCACCCTCAAGCTGGCAGCGTGAGGAAAGCAGTAACGAAGAAACCAATGAAGAAGGAGGCGGTTATGATCGCTGA
- a CDS encoding heme exporter protein B, with translation MASTQLIPVLRALIKRDMRVAMRQRSDLLNPLIFLLVVITLFPLGVGPEPEVLARIAPGVIWVSALLSALLGLERLFRDDFRDGALEQMLLLPIATEWAVLGKIAVHWLLTAVPLLILAPLFALLLNLPSEAWFTLWLTLLLGTPVLSSVGAIGVALTVSLNKGGALLSLLLLPLLVPLLIFATAAVETAASGLPATGPLAFIAAMMVLALVLSPYAVHAALRVSVN, from the coding sequence ATGGCTTCGACTCAATTAATACCCGTGCTGCGTGCACTGATCAAACGCGACATGCGAGTGGCCATGCGGCAACGAAGTGATTTGTTGAACCCACTCATTTTTCTGTTGGTGGTGATCACGTTATTTCCACTTGGAGTGGGTCCTGAACCAGAGGTATTGGCACGCATTGCGCCGGGAGTTATTTGGGTATCAGCACTACTATCCGCCTTACTCGGGCTTGAGCGGCTATTCCGCGATGACTTTCGAGACGGTGCGCTAGAGCAAATGTTGCTGTTACCTATCGCAACCGAGTGGGCGGTGCTGGGAAAAATTGCGGTGCATTGGTTGCTAACCGCGGTGCCACTGCTCATACTCGCGCCGCTGTTCGCCTTATTGTTGAATTTGCCGAGTGAGGCCTGGTTCACATTGTGGTTGACCCTTTTACTAGGAACGCCCGTATTAAGTAGTGTTGGTGCCATTGGCGTGGCATTGACCGTAAGCCTGAATAAGGGCGGGGCGTTGTTAAGTTTACTGTTGTTACCTTTGTTAGTACCACTGCTTATTTTCGCCACTGCGGCGGTTGAAACTGCCGCTTCAGGGCTCCCTGCAACGGGGCCATTGGCGTTTATCGCAGCCATGATGGTATTAGCGTTGGTATTGTCACCTTATGCTGTCCATGCAGCCTTACGAGTGAGTGTGAATTAA
- a CDS encoding flagellar biosynthesis protein, whose translation MSGRKEEKKAVALRYDGVSAPKVTARGFEGLADEIIQLAKDAGVLVHEDPELANFLAKLEVGDEIPREVYVIIAELIAFATWLNLKA comes from the coding sequence ATGAGTGGGCGTAAAGAAGAAAAGAAAGCAGTTGCGCTCCGATACGACGGAGTGAGTGCGCCGAAGGTCACCGCTCGCGGTTTCGAAGGGCTCGCCGATGAAATCATTCAACTGGCCAAAGACGCCGGGGTATTAGTGCATGAAGATCCCGAACTCGCCAACTTCCTCGCCAAACTTGAAGTCGGCGATGAAATCCCCCGCGAAGTCTACGTCATCATCGCAGAACTCATCGCCTTCGCCACCTGGCTCAACCTCAAAGCATGA